Genomic window (Psychromonas sp. L1A2):
GAACAACAATTTTTAGCATTACATAAAATATATCAAACATTACAACAGCAGTATCCCGACATTGATACCTTATCCATGGGTATGAGCGGTGATTTAGAAAGTGCAATTAAATGCGGCAGTACGATGGTTCGTATTGGTACTGATATTTTTGGTTCAAGATAAAAATTAATAGTAAGGAATAATAAAATGCAACATAAAAACATCACCTTCATTGGTGCAGGTAATATGGCAGGTAGCATCATTAATGGTTTAGTTAAGAGCGGTTACCCAGCAAAGCAAATTTGTGCTTCAGCACCAAGCCTCACTAATACACAACAACTAGCAGACGATCTTTCCATTCTAAACAGCCAAGATAATAACCAATCAGCACAATGGGCTGATGTTGTTGTATTAGGTGTTAAACCACAAATGATGGCAGCAGTTTGCCAAACCTTAGTAGATGCAGGCGTTGATTTTTCTAACAAGCTAGTTATTTCAATTGCCGCTGGTGTTTCTGTTGCACGATTACAGTCTATATTAGGTGACAATACCGCCGTGATCCGTACCATGCCAAATACACCGTCATTACTGCAAAAAGGAATGACAGGCTTATTCGCTTCACAACAAGTATCGAAAGAAGATAAAGCGTTTTCTGGTGAATTAATGGCAGCGGTAGGCGAGATAGTTTGGGTAGAAGAAGAAGCTCAAATCAATGCTGTTATTGCAGCAGCAGGTTCGGCTCCAGCATATTTTTTCTTATTTATGGAAGCAATGCAAACCAAAGCAATAGAAATGGGCTTTAGTGAAGAAGATGCACGCTTACTAGTACAACAAGCTGCTATTGGTAGTGCAGAAATGGTAAAACAAAATCCACAGTTGGATTTAGCAACGCTTCGCAATAATGTAATATCAAAAGGCGGTACAACGGCAGAAGCTGTGCGTACGTTTAACGAATTAAACTTGCCTGAAATTGTAGGAAAAGCAATGCAAGCTGCGTCAGATCGTGGTGCCGAAATGGAAAAATTGTTTTAATAGCTATATTCAATGGTTCTGTATTTTAAAGTCAGTAGTGTAAAAGTTTGAGTTTAATGACTTTACATTTAAAATCTGAAACTTAATAAATCAAATATTTAATAGTCGTATATAAAGGTAGTAAATAAATGAATGCTGTTAATTTTTTAATCGATACTGTGTTTGACCTGTATTTGATGATTGTATTGTTACGAGTTTGGTTACAACTAGCTCGTGCGGATTTTTATAATCCATTTAGCCAATTTATCGTAAAAGCAACTCAACCGATTGTCGCGCCATTACGTCGTTTCATTCCAGGTTATGGTGGTTTAGATATTGCGACTATATTGTTTGCATTTATTGTCGCTGCGGCCAAAATATTAGTATTAAGTGCCGTACTCAATTACACGATTAATCCGATGGTCATATTGATATCAGCATTGTTTATTTTGATCACAGCGGTGTTCAAATTATTATTCTGGGTATTAGTAATACGCGCAATATTAAGCTGGGTCAGTAAAGGCCAAAACCCGATTGAAGCAGTGATGATTCAATTAACAGAACCATTATTAAGTCCTGTTCGTCGCATTATTCCTTCAATGGGAGGATTAGACTTATCAATGCTTGTTGTATTACTGGGACTTCAGTTTGTAGAAAAACTAGTGACTGATTTACTTGCTCAGTTATTAGGTTAAATGACTATTAATATTCAAAGCATTAATGTTCTAAACACTAATCCTCTAAGTACTAATATTCCAGCTATTAACAAGCAAAGAATAATGATGAACACTTTTTAATGAGCAGCTATTATTCATATCAAGGCGAAGATTTATTGCTTCGCCTTTATTTACAACCTAAAGCTAGCCGAGATCAATTTGTTGGCGAACATGGCGAAGAGTTAAAAATTGCGATTACTGCACCACCTGTTGACGGTAAAGCCAATGCACATTTGGTAAAGTTTTTAAGTAAGCAATTTAACGTAGCAAAAAGTGCAATTAGTGTAGAAAAAGGCTTACAAAGTCGACACAAATTAGTACGAATTAAACAGCCTAAAAAACTACCTTCACTTTTTTCACAATAAGGGATTATATGTTTCGTTCAATGATTATATTTAAAACGTTGTTTTTAAGTTTACTGTTATTCACCAGTTCAACGGTAACCGCTGAACAATTTAAAAAGTTTGGTAACCTTGAGGTTCATTACATAGCGATTCCAAGCACCTTCATTCAGCCTGAAGTTGCAACACAATACAAAATCATACGAAGTAAAAATAATGGCTTATTAAATATTTCGATACTTGATACAAAACAAAATAATCAAGCTGTAGCCGCCACGTTGCAAGGCACAGGAAAGAATTTAATTGGTCAAACTCAGCAA
Coding sequences:
- the proC gene encoding pyrroline-5-carboxylate reductase, with translation MQHKNITFIGAGNMAGSIINGLVKSGYPAKQICASAPSLTNTQQLADDLSILNSQDNNQSAQWADVVVLGVKPQMMAAVCQTLVDAGVDFSNKLVISIAAGVSVARLQSILGDNTAVIRTMPNTPSLLQKGMTGLFASQQVSKEDKAFSGELMAAVGEIVWVEEEAQINAVIAAAGSAPAYFFLFMEAMQTKAIEMGFSEEDARLLVQQAAIGSAEMVKQNPQLDLATLRNNVISKGGTTAEAVRTFNELNLPEIVGKAMQAASDRGAEMEKLF
- a CDS encoding YggT family protein, with protein sequence MNAVNFLIDTVFDLYLMIVLLRVWLQLARADFYNPFSQFIVKATQPIVAPLRRFIPGYGGLDIATILFAFIVAAAKILVLSAVLNYTINPMVILISALFILITAVFKLLFWVLVIRAILSWVSKGQNPIEAVMIQLTEPLLSPVRRIIPSMGGLDLSMLVVLLGLQFVEKLVTDLLAQLLG
- the yggU gene encoding DUF167 family protein YggU, giving the protein MSSYYSYQGEDLLLRLYLQPKASRDQFVGEHGEELKIAITAPPVDGKANAHLVKFLSKQFNVAKSAISVEKGLQSRHKLVRIKQPKKLPSLFSQ
- a CDS encoding DUF4426 domain-containing protein, with the translated sequence MFRSMIIFKTLFLSLLLFTSSTVTAEQFKKFGNLEVHYIAIPSTFIQPEVATQYKIIRSKNNGLLNISILDTKQNNQAVAATLQGTGKNLIGQTQQLTFTQIKEGKAIYYIAEYPFTNEEIVNFEINLKTEKASNTLKFQHKFYVD